In Solanum stenotomum isolate F172 chromosome 6, ASM1918654v1, whole genome shotgun sequence, one DNA window encodes the following:
- the LOC125868848 gene encoding uncharacterized protein LOC125868848 produces the protein MWKVGRYIKEHTCDMGTCRDGHFNLDVEIIANVLRVDIEKTPRRKAYLDRKRAFEKVYGTWEDSFAELPRFMEALKHFNLGTIVEWKTEQRVDVIEDVFNYVLWTFKPFIDGFVFCRPVISIDGTHVYGKYDIKLLIAIATDGNGSILPFAFAIVANESMETWSLFLDHLHLHVVKDRRDVALISDRHHRILSSMYNSPNWQASFGFHPANHCQEKKFLKKMEMIKEINPEAYVWLMKNDLDKWTLHRDGGRRWGMLITNSSESFNSLLKSVRGLPVTAMVRLTYNQIVNRFVTRSKFVNQLVQQKQQWMPKPFKIFEDNRKKSQRHTLINYHQQRENIFEVQTHMHHGRGGNKHIVNASQGKCQCRKWQSYNSIHSAVKSIGLIALFL, from the exons ATGTGGAAAGTTGGAAGATACATTAAAGAACATACATGTGATATGGGTACGTGCCGCGATGGACATTTCAACTTGGATGTTGAGATTATTGCTAACGTCCTCCGTGTTGATATAGAAAAAACGCCAAG AAGAAAAGCCTATCTTGATCGCAAGCGTGCTTTTGAAAAAGTCTATGGTACTTGGGAAGATTCTTTTGCCGAGTTGCCGAGGTTCATGGAAGCTTTGAAACACTTCAATCTCGGAACAATAGTTGAATGGAAAACAGAGCAGCGTGTCGATGTCATTGAAGATGTATTCAACTATGTGCTCTGGACTTTTAAACCATTCATTGATGGGTTTGTGTTTTGTCGTCCTGTTATATCGATCGATGGAACACATGTCTATGGAAAATATGATATCAAGTTGTTGATTGCGATTGCAACGGATGGTAACGGCTCAATATTACCTTTTGCATTTGCAATAGTTGCGAATGAGAGCATGGAGACATGGAGtttatttttggatcatttgcACTTGCACGTTGTCAAGGATCGTAGAGATGTAGCATTGATTTCAGATAGGCATCACAGAATACTCTCATCCATGTATAATTCTCCCAATTGGCAGGCCTCGTTTGGGTTCCATC CTGCAAATCACTGTCAGGAgaaaaagtttttgaaaaaaatggagatGATCAAGGAGATTAACCCGGAAGCGTATGTGTGGTTAATGAAGAATGATCTTGACAAATGGACATTGCACAGGGATGGAGGTAGGAGATGGGGAATGCTGATAACAAATAGTTCTGAGTCATTCAATAGTCTTCTTAAGTCAGTCAGGGGCCTGCCAGTTACTGCAATGGTAAGACTCACTTACAATCAGATTGTGAACCGATTTGTTACAAGATCAAAATTTGTCAATCAGCTAGTACAACAAAAGCAACAATGGATGCCTAAACCATTTAAGATTTTTGAGGATAATCGAAAAAAGTCACAGCGTCACACACTTATCAACTATCACCAACAAAGGGAAAACATATTTGAGGTGCAGACACATATGCATCATGGCCGTGGTGGTAATAAGCACATTGTAAATGCATCACAAGGAAAATGTCAATGTCGTAAATGGCAATCATACAATTCAATCCACTCGGCGGTGAAAAGTATTGGCCTGATAGCCCTTTTCTTATGA
- the LOC125868849 gene encoding putative late blight resistance protein homolog R1B-23 yields MNYQVLQSLQHVLDQWGLDMPEMLEDRLKLLKRELTFLDIFLRLSAFIDLSYMLDVVHKVQALFQDAAVDLTKIRKIGQVGLIMVPLLVKTQKTKLEIRSECLFPKVKKDGFVIDTPNFVIDFIDTVVVNLGDLLKVYCSSSLLFVRGSKKEIGDVFKELKLLRNFVCFVSDRSIRLKSQHTNFFIHVLEVVSHAAMVVWLYLPSNDNESQEINGLLSDHLNMKIKPIDPSIRKIYIDVLQALRSEWWPIVQIDLIAGFVETLQHNLKALSVCNPNSHQISALQEMLNLLIANLSIQDGIFMNKDISTVMIDSGILVYSLCEDVVLGEVTIDLPGTIERIKILIYHIIRKEFQSSLPRIHGLGYVDFVLSNLKEFQDRYPDSLAFMKTQLQIIQAELESMQPFLRFVAEQQYNIHDKLQNSVSLLIGKAYEVEYIVDACVSKRVPDWCLMFWLLDISAEVAEMQQKKLFEVDLVSPYTIVTDPSSKSSELEKVPGFKKEIIGFEDEIGTLIDRLTRGSGELDIISIVGMPGTGKTTLANRLYSYGSVVSHFDIRAYCHVSPVYSDRDLILSLLAMLHVSIDETSLLGEETDELKDILSRILHSRRYLILLDDVWDHKAWDDLKCCFPDDNKGSRILLTTRNHDVADYVKSMNKPHHLSLLTYEESWELLKMKVFGNGSCSPLLEKVGQEIVRKCGGLRLSIVLVAGILSKIEQTEECWSEVAKHLGINMSSALNDIIEQSYQHLPYHLKSCFLYFGTFLEFKEINVSKLTWMWIGEGFVNDLEGKSLQDIARGYLENLIRRNLVMNAKRSSDGKVKACQVHDLLLNFCKKKAAEEHFLSWIKWDQNDKSLLGISSRKQVAQRRLAFYCKEENLVKWSSSCCLVDSVHFGEDKRTNVSSRQVPQIFYNFKFLKVLNLESTVINSFPTVLVYLRYFAAQTDQNSITSLIANLWNLETLILKPTKGKLKLSVTIFKMVRLRHLCIDNAYFTLNSVEGLLEKLEVLSTPCFSCAKDVELVVQKTPNLRELRCSLVDFRQEFLPRLNFVETLEIHLAADSTVSGPYIFPATLRNLTLSNFFLGSCHESNISMLPNLCTLKLVSIFFDNDEWEVRDSEFLKLTVLKLVKCEFLEEWNVSNEAFRMLEHLVLRECPYLKEIPFCLRNKLLSIKVKSCSKSVERSATSIKQYQKKKKKKNRDRLSGTLLRKCNYITLIYSPLIAFLILKKK; encoded by the exons ATGAACTATCAAGTTCTTCAATCTCTGCAACATGTTTTAGATCAATGGGGTTTAGATATGCCCGAGATGTTAGAGGATCGACTTAAGCTCCTTAAAAGGGAGTTAACATTCCTTGATATTTTTCTCCGCTTATCGGCCTTCATAGATTTATCGTACATGCTTGATGTGGTACACAAAGTTCAAGCTCTGTTTCAAGATGCTGCCGTGGACCTTACAAAGATCCGTAAGATCGGTCAGGTTGGTCTTATTATGGTTCCATTGCTAGTCAAGACTCAGAAGACTAAGTTGGAAATCAGATCTGAATGCTTATTTCCAAAAGTCAAAAAGGATGGTTTTGTTATTGATACCCCTAATTTTGTAATCGATTTCATTGATACTGTTGTAGTGAATCTGGGTGATTTATTGAAGGTTTATTGTTCTAGTTCACTGCTTTTTGTTCGTGGATCCAAAAAAGAGATCGGCGATGTTTTTAAGGAGTTGAAGTTATTGAGAAATTTTGTATGCTTTGTTTCGGACAGATCCATAAGGCTGAAAAGCCAACATACTAATTTCTTCATTCATGTTTTAGAGGTGGTCAGCCACGCTGCAATGGTTGTCTGGTTGTATCTCCCAAGCAATGACAACGAAAGTCAGGAAATTAATGGTTTGCTTTCTGATCATCTGAACATGAAGATTAAGCCCATTGACCCAAGCATCCGCAAGATCTATATTGATGTGCTGCAAGCTCTACGATCAGAATGGTGGCCAATTGTTCAAATTGATCTTATAGCTGGCTTTGTGGAGACTCTCCAACACAACTTGAAGGCACTATCAGTTTGTAATCCCAATTCTCATCAAATATCAGCTCTTCAGGAGATGCTCAACCTCTTAATTGCCAATCTGTCCATACAAGATGGTATTTTTATGAATAAGGATATCAGTACTGTGATGATTGATTCCGGAATACTCGTTTACTCGTTGTGTGAAGATGTGGTGTTAGGGGAAGTGACTATTGATTTGCCAGGTACCATTGAGCGCATCAAGATATTGATCTACCACATCATCCGGAAGGAGTTCCAATCTAGTTTGCCAAGGATTCATGGACTAGGCTATGTTGATTTCGTCTTAAGCAATTTGAAGGAGTTTCAAGACCGTTATCCAGATTCACTTGCTTTTATGAAGACTCAACTTCAAATAATTCAAGCAGAACTGGAGAGCATGCAACCTTTTCTGAGGTTTGTTGCAGAACAACAATACAATATTCACGACAAACTTCAGAATAGTGTGTCTCTACTGATTGGCAAAGCATATGAGGTAGAATATATCGTTGATGCTTGTGTGAGCAAAAGAGTTCCTGACTGGTGTCTAATGTTTTGGCTCTTGGACATTAGTGCGGAGGTTGCAGAGATGCAACAAAAGAAACTGTTTGAGGTTGACTTAGTGTCGCCTTACACCATTGTTACTGATCCTTCCAGTAAGTCGTCAGAATTGGAAAAAGTGCCAGggttcaaaaaagaaattatcgGTTTTGAAGATGAGATCGGAACATTGATAGATCGACTAACACGAGGATCCGGAGAGCTGGACATTATCTCCATTGTTGGTATGCCTGGAACGGGAAAGACAACTTTGGCCAACAGACTATATTCTTATGGTTCAGTTGTCTCTCACTTTGATATTCGTGCATATTGTCACGTGTCTCCAGTATATTCGGACAGGGACCTAATATTGTCTCTTTTGGCGATGCTACATGTTTCTATTGATGAGACCTCTCTTCTTGGTGAAGAGACTGATGAATTAAAAGATATTCTTTCCAGAATTTTACATTCCAGGAGATATCTTATCCTCCTTGATGACGTATGGGATCACAAGGCGTGGGATGatttaaaatgttgttttcCTGATGACAATAAAGGAAGTAGAATTCTTCTTACAACGAGAAATCATGATGTTGCCGATTATGTTAAATCAATGAATAAGCCCCATCATCTTAGCTTGTTGACCTACGAAGAAAGTTGGGAgctactaaaaatgaaagtgtTTGGCAATGGAAGTTGCTCTCCTCTCCTTGAAAAAGTTGGGCAAGAAATAGTAAGAAAGTGTGGAGGTCTGCGGTTGTCAATTGTTTTGGTGGCTGGCATTCTATCAAAAATTGAGCAGACAGAAGAATGTTGGAGTGAAGTGGCTAAGCATTTAGGTATCAATATGTCAAGTGCCTTAAATGACATCATAGAGCAAAGTTACCAACATTTGCCCTATCATTTAAAGTCTTGCTTTCTTTATTTTGGGACTTTTTTAGAGTTCAAAGAAATCAATGTTTCAAAGTTAACATGGATGTGGATTGGAGAAGGATTTGTTAACGATCTTGAAGGTAAGAGTTTGCAGGACATAGCGAGAGGTTACTTGGAGAATCTAATTAGAAGAAACCTagtgatgaatgctaagaggaGTTCTGATGGTAAGGTCAAAGCATGCCAAGTTCATGATCTATTGCTTAATTTCTGCAAGAAAAAAGCAGCGGAAGAGCACTTTCTATCATGGATAAAATG GGACCAAAACGATAAATCTTTGTTAGGTATATCCTCTCGCAAGCAGGTCGCTCAACGTCGTCTGGCCTTCTACTGTAAAGAGGAGAATCTTGTAAAATGGAGTTCGTCTTGCTGTCTTGTTGACTCTGTACATTTCGGGGAAGACAAAAGAACAAATGTCTCTAGTCGCCAAGTCCCACAAATTTTTTACAACTTCAAGTTTCTTAAAGTGTTGAATTTGGAGTCCACTGTTATCAATTCTTTCCCAACTGTGCTAGTTTACTTGAGGTATTTTGCTGCACAAACTGATCAGAATTCAATTACATCGCTCATTGCCAATCTTTGGAACCTTGAAACGTTGATACTCAAGCCAACAAAAGGAAAGTTGAAACTATCCGTTACAATTTTTAAGATGGTTAGATTGAGACATTTGTGCATCGATAACGCTTATTTCACTTTAAATAGTGTGGAAGGATTACTTGAGAAGTTGGAAGTTCTTTCCACTCCATGCTTTTCATGTGCAAAGGATGTGGAATTGGTAGTGCAAAAAACACCAAATCTTCGGGAACTGAGATGCTCATTGGTTGATTTTAGACAAGAATTTTTACCTCGCTTGAACTTCGTTGAGACGCTTGAGATTCATTTAGCAGCAGATTCAACTGTAAGTGGTCCATACATCTTCCCAGCAACGCTCAGAAATTTGACACTATCCAACTTTTTCCTAGGCAGTTGTCATGAATCCAACATTTCAATGCTTCCCAACCTTTGCACACTGAAACTGGTATCAATTTTCTTTGACAATGACGAGTGGGAAGTGAGAGATAGCGAGTTCTTGAAGCTCACGGTCTTGAAGCTAGTAAAATGTGAATTTCTTGAAGAATGGAATGTCTCAAATGAAGCCTTTCGTATGCTTGAACATTTGGTTTTGCGTGAATGCCCATATCTTAAGGAGATCCCTTTTTGTTTGCGAAACAAGTTGCTATCCATCAAGGTGAAGTCGTGCAGCAAATCTGTTGAGCGGTCAGCCACATCTATCAAACAATaccagaagaagaagaagaagaagaacagaGATAGGTTATCAGGTACGCTACTGAGAAAATGCAATTACATCACTCTCATTTACTCACCTTTAATTGCAtttttgatattaaaaaaaaagtaa